A stretch of Candidatus Marsarchaeota archaeon DNA encodes these proteins:
- the rpl12p gene encoding 50S ribosomal protein P1: MEYVYAALLLDAAGKSVTEKDLMEVVKAAGFSPDEARAKAMVESLKGVDIKDVIKRAQSAPVQSAPTAAAAAPAAAHEAKKKEPAEEKKSDEEAAGGLASLFG, translated from the coding sequence ATGGAATACGTATACGCTGCACTGCTCCTGGACGCGGCTGGCAAGTCTGTTACCGAGAAGGACCTTATGGAAGTGGTCAAGGCTGCGGGCTTTTCGCCAGACGAGGCGCGCGCAAAGGCAATGGTGGAGTCGCTCAAGGGCGTCGACATAAAGGACGTGATAAAAAGGGCCCAGAGCGCTCCCGTGCAATCCGCTCCAACGGCTGCCGCAGCAGCACCGGCCGCCGCGCATGAGGCTAAGAAGAAGGAGCCTGCCGAGGAGAAGAAAAGCGATGAGGAAGCAGCAGGAGGCCTCGCCAGCCTGTTCGGCTGA
- the rpl1P gene encoding 50S ribosomal protein L1 (in Escherichia coli and Methanococcus, this protein autoregulates expression; the binding site in the mRNA mimics the binding site in the 23S rRNA) produces MEKEALEKLEAFINENKGKRKFTQSVELAINFKGIDFNKQDNRLNLQVMLPEGRGKESQAMVFADNKTIAEKAAGLGAKVVTSGELGAIASNKGRMAELLNYELVAEPALMAQIAKVLGQFLGPKNKMPRPLVGVDVANVINTISKSVYIRSKGKYLPTVHCVVGTEKMTAQQLAANIDEVVGSIAKKVGRQNIRSVYVKLTMSAPMKLQ; encoded by the coding sequence ATGGAAAAGGAAGCTCTGGAGAAGCTCGAAGCCTTTATTAACGAGAACAAAGGCAAGCGCAAGTTCACGCAGAGCGTAGAGCTTGCGATAAACTTCAAGGGCATAGACTTCAATAAGCAGGACAACAGGCTCAACCTGCAGGTCATGCTGCCCGAGGGCCGCGGCAAGGAGAGCCAGGCTATGGTGTTTGCAGACAACAAGACAATAGCGGAGAAGGCCGCCGGCCTTGGCGCAAAAGTTGTTACGAGCGGCGAGCTGGGCGCTATAGCCAGCAACAAGGGCCGCATGGCCGAGCTGCTCAACTACGAGCTCGTTGCCGAGCCTGCGCTCATGGCCCAGATAGCGAAGGTGCTCGGGCAGTTCCTTGGGCCGAAGAACAAGATGCCAAGGCCGCTCGTTGGGGTCGATGTCGCGAACGTGATAAACACGATCAGCAAGTCCGTCTACATACGCAGCAAGGGCAAGTATCTGCCAACAGTGCACTGCGTTGTCGGCACGGAGAAGATGACCGCGCAGCAGCTCGCAGCGAACATAGACGAGGTCGTCGGCTCGATAGCAAAGAAGGTGGGCAGGCAGAACATACGTTCGGTGTACGTGAAGCTGACGATGAGCGCGCCAATGAAGCTGCAGTAA
- a CDS encoding M48 family metallopeptidase, translating to MVKLEFDAVMAGSMAIGVRVEKARLKNAHASVRDGVIVIRLPRWMGKRAASAAADNLYKRMRRAIEKNPGRFLADKTLGFGDGQVTEVGGRRLSIRLINGRKRYAARLSGDSVLVYAPDGYDARIVSRLASKVVARAAKPYVEERIVRINAAHFGSVLSGVVVRDNSVIWGSCSPNNRISINLKLLYAPESVLDYVIAHELAHTRVRNHSKRFWDEVARAAPNYRDARKWLKDSSHLIKP from the coding sequence ATGGTTAAGTTGGAGTTCGATGCAGTGATGGCAGGTAGCATGGCCATTGGGGTCAGAGTCGAGAAGGCGCGGCTCAAAAATGCGCATGCGAGCGTCAGGGACGGCGTTATCGTGATAAGGCTGCCGCGCTGGATGGGGAAGCGCGCGGCCAGCGCCGCAGCCGACAATCTGTACAAGAGGATGAGGCGCGCGATAGAAAAAAACCCCGGCAGGTTCCTCGCTGACAAAACATTGGGATTCGGCGACGGCCAGGTGACTGAGGTGGGGGGCAGACGGCTCAGCATAAGGCTGATAAATGGAAGGAAGCGCTATGCGGCCAGACTTTCGGGCGATTCGGTGCTCGTCTATGCCCCAGACGGCTATGATGCGCGCATAGTTTCGAGGCTGGCTTCGAAGGTAGTGGCCAGGGCTGCCAAGCCTTATGTCGAGGAGCGCATAGTCAGGATCAATGCCGCGCATTTTGGCTCAGTCCTGAGCGGGGTTGTGGTGCGCGACAACTCGGTAATATGGGGCTCATGCTCACCCAATAACAGGATAAGCATAAACCTGAAGCTGCTCTACGCGCCGGAAAGCGTGCTTGATTACGTGATCGCGCACGAACTCGCGCACACAAGGGTGCGCAACCACTCTAAGCGGTTCTGGGACGAGGTGGCGAGAGCTGCGCCTAATTATAGGGATGCGCGAAAATGGCTTAAGGACAGCTCGCACCTGATAAAGCCCTAG
- the rplJ gene encoding 50S ribosomal protein L10, whose translation MLSKDQKRKFVEDGITAVKASKVIGVVPLAGIPDRLFQKSRNGMRSSVRFITGRKSLLSKILEGDAKTKELASELTGTSAIMLSNGNPFEIYSWFKGGSIKLAAKPKQAAPEDIHIEEGETSLQPGQAVTDLKSAGIDVKIDKGKVVISKSKVLVKKGELISLQVAKALHTLDIMPFHAMLTPSVMLSDGIAFRPEVLDINPEHTSAEIAQAFGTALSLSLAAGIVNAYTVGSLLTKAYRSAIMLGIEAKAYDSGIVEMLLGDAAMHAAALNGAAGVNQ comes from the coding sequence ATGCTTAGCAAGGACCAGAAGAGGAAATTCGTCGAGGACGGCATAACGGCCGTCAAGGCGAGCAAGGTCATAGGCGTTGTGCCCCTGGCAGGCATACCCGACAGGCTCTTCCAGAAGTCGAGGAACGGCATGCGCAGCTCGGTCAGGTTCATAACGGGCAGGAAATCGCTGCTGTCGAAGATTCTTGAGGGTGACGCGAAGACGAAGGAGCTCGCCAGTGAGCTCACTGGCACATCTGCAATAATGCTCAGCAACGGCAATCCGTTCGAGATATACTCCTGGTTTAAGGGCGGCAGCATAAAGCTGGCGGCGAAGCCGAAGCAGGCGGCGCCAGAAGACATCCACATAGAGGAGGGCGAGACCAGCCTGCAGCCTGGCCAGGCCGTGACCGACCTGAAGAGCGCAGGCATAGACGTCAAGATCGACAAGGGCAAGGTAGTGATATCGAAGAGCAAGGTGCTCGTGAAGAAAGGCGAGCTGATAAGCCTGCAGGTGGCGAAGGCATTGCACACGCTTGACATAATGCCGTTCCACGCGATGCTTACTCCGTCAGTCATGCTCTCTGACGGAATCGCATTCAGGCCGGAGGTGCTCGACATAAATCCAGAGCACACGTCTGCCGAGATAGCGCAGGCGTTCGGAACCGCGCTCTCGCTGAGTCTTGCGGCCGGCATAGTGAACGCTTATACAGTCGGCAGCCTGCTCACGAAGGCATACCGCAGCGCCATCATGCTGGGCATAGAGGCGAAAGCATATGACAGCGGCATAGTAGAGATGCTGCTTGGTGATGCAGCGATGCACGCGGCAGCGCTGAACGGCGCAGCAGGCGTAAATCAATAA